In Flavobacterium cerinum, one genomic interval encodes:
- a CDS encoding helix-turn-helix domain-containing protein, which translates to MENIVRFDTVSEYNSYYNSDTQHPLVSVIDLSKSDRKINVRMNFGFYTVFLKDVKCGNLRYGCNYYDYQEGTLVFLGPGQVMGIEDNGQLYQPQGYALVFHPDLIRGTALGRFIDDYTFFSYDVHEALHLSENERKIIIDCLLKIKQELDQPIDKYSKKLIVNNIELFLNYCVRFYDRQFVTRDTAHKGILERFETVLNNYFQSDKPQTMGLPSVGFCAEALFLSANYFGDLIKKETGKSAQEYIQSKVINTAKEKMFDRHKSVSEIAYELGFKYPQHFSRSFKQHVGVSPNEYRIQSHS; encoded by the coding sequence ATGGAAAATATCGTACGATTTGATACAGTAAGTGAATATAATAGTTATTACAACAGTGATACACAGCATCCTTTGGTGAGTGTGATCGATTTATCGAAATCGGACAGAAAGATTAATGTTCGGATGAATTTCGGATTTTATACCGTTTTTCTGAAAGATGTTAAATGCGGAAATCTCCGTTATGGCTGTAATTATTATGATTATCAGGAGGGAACATTGGTTTTTCTAGGTCCCGGACAGGTGATGGGGATTGAAGATAACGGACAGCTATATCAGCCACAGGGATATGCCTTGGTTTTTCATCCGGATCTGATTCGCGGAACAGCACTCGGACGTTTTATTGATGATTATACGTTCTTCTCGTATGATGTGCATGAAGCACTCCATTTATCTGAAAATGAACGAAAGATTATTATTGATTGTCTTTTAAAAATCAAACAGGAGCTTGATCAACCTATAGATAAGTATAGTAAAAAACTGATTGTTAATAATATTGAATTGTTTTTAAACTATTGTGTTCGTTTTTACGACAGGCAGTTTGTGACGCGGGATACGGCTCATAAAGGTATTCTGGAACGATTTGAAACCGTACTGAACAACTATTTTCAATCGGATAAGCCGCAAACAATGGGACTTCCTTCAGTCGGTTTTTGTGCCGAAGCGTTATTTTTATCGGCTAATTATTTCGGCGATCTTATTAAAAAAGAAACCGGAAAATCGGCTCAGGAATATATACAATCAAAGGTGATCAATACGGCAAAGGAAAAAATGTTTGACCGTCATAAATCGGTAAGTGAAATTGCATATGAATTAGGATTTAAATATCCGCAGCATTTTAGCCGGTCTTTTAAACAACATGTAGGAGTATCTCCCAATGAATATCGTATTCAGAGTCATTCTTAA
- a CDS encoding NAD(P)-dependent alcohol dehydrogenase has translation MEKFNVKAYGTQAIDADLELLTIPRREATEKDVEIDILYCGVCHSDLHTARNDWGGTVYPAIPGHEIVGKITKVGSGVTKFKVGDLAAVGCLVDSCRECDHCKHDLEQYCIPGFTGTYNSPDKHLGLRTYGGYSEKVVVDEHFVLKVPENLDLAATAPLLCAGITTWSPLRHWKVNQNSKVAVVGLGGLGHMAIKLAKGLGAHVTLFSRSPKKEQDAFDLGADEVIISTDATQMATVKGKFDLIIDTVPYVHDVNHYIPTLNINGTIVLVGYLGNLEPMLNTVPMIMGRKSVAGSVIGGIAETQELLDFCGKHNITSDIEIIKMQDINEAYERMLKSDVRYRFVIDMASLKNE, from the coding sequence ATGGAAAAATTTAATGTAAAAGCATACGGCACCCAGGCAATTGATGCTGATTTGGAGCTGTTAACCATTCCGCGCAGGGAAGCTACTGAGAAAGATGTCGAAATTGACATCCTGTATTGCGGGGTTTGCCATTCTGATCTTCACACGGCACGTAACGATTGGGGCGGAACTGTTTATCCGGCTATTCCCGGACATGAGATTGTGGGTAAAATCACGAAAGTGGGTAGCGGTGTTACCAAATTTAAAGTCGGCGATCTGGCTGCAGTGGGATGTCTTGTTGATTCCTGTCGGGAGTGTGATCACTGTAAACACGATCTGGAACAATATTGTATTCCGGGATTCACGGGAACGTATAACAGTCCGGACAAACATTTAGGACTACGCACCTATGGCGGTTATTCTGAAAAAGTTGTTGTAGATGAACATTTCGTACTAAAAGTACCGGAAAATCTGGATCTGGCGGCTACTGCTCCGCTACTTTGTGCCGGTATTACAACCTGGTCACCTTTACGTCACTGGAAAGTAAATCAAAACAGTAAAGTAGCTGTTGTCGGTTTAGGCGGATTAGGTCATATGGCGATCAAACTGGCTAAAGGATTAGGTGCACATGTAACCTTATTTTCCCGATCTCCGAAAAAAGAACAAGATGCATTTGATTTAGGCGCAGATGAAGTGATCATCTCTACTGATGCTACGCAAATGGCAACGGTTAAAGGTAAATTTGATTTGATCATTGATACTGTTCCTTATGTACATGATGTTAATCATTATATTCCAACCTTAAATATTAACGGAACAATCGTTTTAGTCGGTTATCTGGGGAATCTGGAGCCGATGTTAAATACTGTTCCGATGATTATGGGTCGAAAATCAGTTGCCGGTTCGGTTATTGGCGGTATTGCGGAAACTCAGGAATTATTGGATTTCTGCGGAAAGCACAATATTACTTCCGATATTGAAATTATTAAGATGCAAGACATTAATGAAGCGTATGAGCGTATGCTGAAAAGCGATGTTCGTTATCGTTTTGTTATTGATATGGCTTCTTTAAAAAACGAGTAA